ATCTTCCACGTGGAATCCGAATATGGTGAACACATGGGACGATTCGCGATAGTGAAATAAGGAGACGCCGGGATGAGAAAGATTATTACAGTAGCGATCTTGACGGCTTTTCTGGCCGGCTCCGCGTCCGCCGAATTTTCCAAAGTAGGTTCCAGCGGCGCGCAGTTTCTCAAAATCGCCGTCGGTTCCAAATACCAGGCGATGGGCGAGGCTTCGGTGGCGATGGTAGATGATATCTACGCCACCTTCTGGAATCCCGCCGGTCTGGCCGCCATTGAGAATAATGCCGTCAGTTTCACCAATGTCGATTACCTGCTCGATATAAATCTCAACTATATCGGTTTTGCCCGCAATTTCGAGGATATCGGCGTCTTTGCTGTTTCCGCCACTTTCCTTACGATGGATGACATGGAAATCACCACTCTCGAAGAGCAGGAGGGCTCGGGAGAATACTACAGCGCGGCTTCCTACACGGCCGGAATATCGTACGCCAAGCAGCTCAACTCAAAATTCGCCTTTGGTGCTACCTTCAAGTATATCGGCGAGCAAATTCACAATGAGCGATCCGAAGGTTTTGCCTTCGATTTCGGAACCATGCTTCGCCCCGGCGTCAGCTCCCTCAGGCTGGGCATAAGCATCACCAACATGGGACCGGAACTGACCTTCTCCGGCTCGGACCTGGTGGTGCAGTACTACGATGAACTCGATGAAGACGCCAACCCGGTCAGCGCCGAGCTTCAGACCAATCCCTATGACCTTCCGCTGGCCTTCAG
This genomic stretch from Candidatus Zixiibacteriota bacterium harbors:
- a CDS encoding PorV/PorQ family protein, whose translation is MRKIITVAILTAFLAGSASAEFSKVGSSGAQFLKIAVGSKYQAMGEASVAMVDDIYATFWNPAGLAAIENNAVSFTNVDYLLDINLNYIGFARNFEDIGVFAVSATFLTMDDMEITTLEEQEGSGEYYSAASYTAGISYAKQLNSKFAFGATFKYIGEQIHNERSEGFAFDFGTMLRPGVSSLRLGISITNMGPELTFSGSDLVVQYYDELDEDANPVSAELQTNPYDLPLAFRIGAAYDVDFASHSVLTLSSELKHSNDNDEKGAIGAQLGFDERFFLRGGYKINYDEEGLTVGGGINTGLSSSTRLIIDYAWQDFGRLESTQRFSIGFTF